Below is a genomic region from Leptolyngbya boryana PCC 6306.
TGTTTTGCCTGCTGTCGGAGGCGATACTCTAATCGACGTTTAGCATTCTGTTCTGCTCGATTTTGATATTGCCATCGCAGTTTTTCACAACGATTCTCTTCCTCAACCCAACAGCCATCGCCGTTAGGTCCATGTTCCACACGCGCCCATTCAACGGAATAGGCTGAGCATTCTAAGCATTTTGGATTAATGGGTCGAGCCATAGAACGATTGCCCTGTCTGGCATTTTGCCACGTTTTGCTGACTGCCCACAGCATAACATCAATTTTAGTAAGAATTTTAGTAAGAATTCTTTTAACTTACAAACAGACAAAAATAGGCATCGTTGGAATTGTAATCATCAATTCTTAGTATTACAGTTGTAGATCTAGGATTGAGAACGTTTGCGGTAGTGATGGTATCGAGCGACTGCTTGATGCACTCTGCGCCAGTAAGACCAATGCAAAATGGATTCAAGTGACCAAACCTTTGGAAATAGGAGTCTCCATATCCAACGCTGCATCTCCCACGAACTCAATCTGATGATTACCCTCTGAACACTTTGAACGCAACCGGAGAGCCAACTAGAGCCAAAGGGGGGGAGGCACTATGAGAGCATTGTATCAGCGGTTCTACTTGAGCGCGCAGTACAGTCAGGAATGCTTGTGCGGCTAATACTAACGTCATGTGCCGATGCCAACCCACCCAAGAACGAACCTCGTAATCTGCCAAGCCCAACTGACTCTTTGCCAACTTGAAGCACTCCTCGATACCCCACCGTTTTCCTGCTACTTTCGCGATCGTTGCTAATGATGTGTCCTTAGGCGCAAAGACTTGGTAATAGCTAACGTGTTGCGGTGGGTCGATTTGTTCCAGAGAACGACGAAACACTAACCACCGCTGAAACCTTCCGGAATCGCCACAATTGATTGCGACCCTAGCCCATTCATACTCTCGTTCTCCTTTACTGCCTTGACCACAACTCAGGCGTTGCCATTGCTCCGGTGGCACAGACAGACAGACTGTGAAATGACCCCTTGAAACTAGACCACTTCCTTTGTCGATAAAAGCAGCATTAGCTACGAGCTAGTATACTGCTATTGCTTATTCTTTTTCGTGTTTGTTTTATTGATTGCTTCTCCATTCACTTTCAAACTCAATCGGTGTTAGATATCCAATTGATGAATGTATCCTCTTCCTCATGTACACTTCCTCCAAAAACACTTTGACCTGCATGTAGACTTCCGCAAAGTTGCGATACTCTGATAAATCTACTTCCTCCTCTTTGATGGTTCGCATCAATCTCTCCGCATAGCCATTCTGCGTTGGCTCTCCCACTTCTGCCATGCTGATTTCAATCTTGCGTTGCTTGAGCACCTCGACATAGCCTGTCGCTGCATATTGCACTCCTTGGTCGGAGTGATGAATCTCAGGTTGGTAATGTTCGAGCGCTTTGTTCAATGCAGTTAAGGTCAAGCTGTGATCTAAGCCTCGCCCTAAATGCCAACCCCGAATACACCGAGTAAATACATCCATCAACACAGCGAGATAAACAAAGCCTTCTCCCAATCGAATATAGGTGATATCACTCACCCAAACTTGGTTAGGGCGTTCAATCTTCAGTCCTGCAACGCGATTCGGATATCGTGCAAAGCTATGATTGCTATTCGTGGTTCGGCATCGCCGTTTTGGGGCTTTGCCTGCAATTCCCATCTCTTTCATCATTCGCGCCACCCGCTTGTGGTTCACGACGATGCCTTGCCGTTTCAGTTGCTGAGTGATCCGTCGATATCCATACCTTGGAAACTCCCCTGCAATTTTGTCGATTGCGCTTTTCAATTCTGTTTCGGTTGCAAGTTCTTCTTCAACGGGCTGATAGTACAAGCTACTCCGATTCACTGATAGTACTTCACAAATCTGCCGCACTGAATAGTGCGGTTCAAGTTCAGCTACGATTTGCCGCTTTGTTTCATCACTGAGATGCTCGATGCTTTTTTTGCGATCTCTAACTGCATCGTCAATTTTCCCACCATCTGTTCGAGTTCGGCTATCCGCGACTCGACTTCCGAAACTTGTCCAACTTCGCCAAATACAGACGACGCTCGTTCGACAAATTCGTTTTGCCACCGCGTTAATACACTGCGATGCACCCCGTGCGCTCGACTGATCTCGGTTTGCGTCTTTTCTCCACGCAGCAGTTCGAGGACGACTTTGGCTTTGAATTGCGGGCTGTATTTCTTGGCTTGATTTGACATGCACTTGATCCTACTCCTTAAACGGTTTCTTGTCGCTCTTGGAGTGGTCTAGTTTTTGGGGGGCATTTCACTGCTTCGGCTCGATTAGGTTGCCAACCTATCACCACTGGTTGTTTTTTGTTCACGGTGAGTACGTAAGGCTGTTGTCCAGTCTTCTCTAACCACCACCAGAAACCAGCATCGTTGCCATACACTTCATCGGCAACTACCCAAGCAGAACGAAGCCCAGCGTCCCATGCCGCTTGCAACATCTGTTGAGCGAGTTGCGCTTTGGTCGCAAACTTCACTGTTTTTGGTACTCCTGCTTTAGATCGCTTGTCTGCATCATCCGCCCAGGATTTCGGCAAATAGAGGCGACGGTCAATCAGGGTATGACTTTTGCCAGTAATGTAGGCTAAAAAGACACCCACCTGACAGTTTTCCAGATGTCCGGTTGTGCCGTAATACTGAACCTGCACCCCGACTGACTGGTGTCCCTGTTTGAGAAATCCTGTTTCATCCACTGCGAAGATGTCGTCCGATTCGCTCAAACCTTCAACCCCATACTGCCGCACTTCCTGACAGACTTTTTCCGCATCCCACTGGGCACGCCCTAACAGATGTTGAACTCGGTAAGGATTCTCATTCCCGACCTGTTCAGCAATTTGCCAACCATTTTTCCGCTCGACGGGACTGAGCAAGGCTTGAATGTAATTGAAAGCTGCTTGACGCGCTTCAGTTCGAGCAAAGTAAGGACTCAGTCGTTGCTGAAACGATTTCAGCGTGTTACTCCACTCGTAGACTGTTTCTAATGCCTGTCCAGTTAGAAAGACTTGGGAAGGGTCAATCGAGAGCCTATCCATACAACGGTATATTCCAGATAGTTCTCTTCAGTCTAAGCTATCTACAACTGTAATACTTAGAGGGTTTCTGTATCGACATTTCTAGTGACGGAGAGGGTAACGAATTTCAAGCCTCTCCTGACGATCAATTCACCTGGCTTGTCGAGTAAAATCGCGAACATTGCCTGGGTGAAAGATGATGAGACGTTTTCGAGTATCGGCTCTAACCATGAAAGAATGGATGGCGCGGTTATTATTGGTAGGCTTTTTGATGGGTGTTCTGCGTCACCATCAAATTTCCAATCGTCTTCAGCAAACGTATCAGAATATGACTCGCTGGCTGAGCCTGACACTCGAACGCATTCCAACGGCTTGGTTTGTTACAGGTGCAGTCGTCATTCTGGCGTTGATTGCTCTGTGGGTTGAGAAAGAAACCTCGATCTCATCGATTCGGGATGTTGTGCAAGTCATATTCAAGAATGCGGAATCGATCGCGGTCGTTGCCGCAGTGATTTTGTATTTCAAAGAAATTCCTGAGCGTAGAGCGCAGAAGCACTACGAAGCGTGGCAGGTTGTTGATGCAGCTGCAAATGTGTCTGTAAGTTATGCGCGAATTCGAGCATTAGAAGATCTCAATCGAGATGGAGTATCGCTCGAAGGCATTGCAGCAATGAATGCTAATTTAGAAGGCATTGCGCTGAGAGGAGCGCTCTTAACTGAAGCGAACCTAGCTGGAGCGAATCTCTCCGCTGCCGATTTCACGGATACGGTCTCGATGAAGATTCGTTTGGGGCAAGCAACATTAAAGCAAGCCAAATTAAATGGATCTGATCTCACAGCAGCAGAGTTGGAAGGAGCGATTCTGACGCAGGCAAAATTGATGAACGCTAATCTGACCGGTGCGAAATTTACATCCGCTCAATTGGCATATGCTGATTTGTCGGGATCAACGTTCACGGGCGCAACGTTGACCGGAGTAAAGGCAGTCGGTAGCAATTTCTACTATGCAAAATTGTATGAGGCGAATCTGAGTCAAGGCAATTTCGCAGAAGCCAATTTTACCGAAGCTGATTTGACAGGGGCAAATCTAACAGGAGCGAATTTCAAGGGAGTGAAGGGTCTCACTGCAAAGGCAGTAAGAATGGCAAATCACTGGGAAAGCGCCGTGTTTGATCCTGAGTTGGCAGCTCAGTTGGGAATGGCATCAGATTCTTGATTCTGAGGCTCAGTCTCGATCTGAATGAAATCAGTAATTTTATGCTTTCCTCTATGGAAGAAATTGTGTTTTTTCGGGTCAATTTGGTGTTGTTCATGGTGCGCTCTGATCTCCGCTTCACGTTGTTCTAATCCTCTTTGAATTGCGGGTTGAGAAGACACAAATTCCTTGAGGATATTGATGCTAATTGCCCATTTATCTTGATGCAAACGCTCTGCCATATCGTTGTAAGCCATCATCGCATCGATCGCCCGATCGACAATCTCTCCTGATGCTCCTCTAGGTCCACGGGGACGAGCGGGTTGAGGATTCTCTGTTGATGCTGTTGACGATTGAGTTGAATGAAGTGTTTGGGTCGAGGATGGGGTTGAACGTTGCCTTTGAGGGGAGGTGCGTTCTAATTGTCCTGCGCTGATTGCATCGGTCAATTTAGCGACAGACTGCATAACCTGAGCCATTTGCTCGACTAAAAGCTGCACGGTGGGATCAAGTTTGGGCGGTGTGTCTTCGATCGGCTGGATCTCTAAAGACGGAGGTTCAATTTCGACTATAGGCGATGGCTCTTGCGGTTGACTTGACGCAGGTTCAACGGGTGTTTGCTGAAATTGGGCTTCGATCCACTCCAGTAGTTTGGCAGTCCGTTCAGATTGATTCTTTGCATCAGGTGCGATCAACTGCAGAATCGAGATCCAGCGATCGTGGTCTTGAGTGTAGTAGCTCAACGTACTTCTTTTTCTGCTTGTCCGTTTTGGTTGTTCTAACTGTTCGACGG
It encodes:
- a CDS encoding pentapeptide repeat-containing protein, coding for MMRRFRVSALTMKEWMARLLLVGFLMGVLRHHQISNRLQQTYQNMTRWLSLTLERIPTAWFVTGAVVILALIALWVEKETSISSIRDVVQVIFKNAESIAVVAAVILYFKEIPERRAQKHYEAWQVVDAAANVSVSYARIRALEDLNRDGVSLEGIAAMNANLEGIALRGALLTEANLAGANLSAADFTDTVSMKIRLGQATLKQAKLNGSDLTAAELEGAILTQAKLMNANLTGAKFTSAQLAYADLSGSTFTGATLTGVKAVGSNFYYAKLYEANLSQGNFAEANFTEADLTGANLTGANFKGVKGLTAKAVRMANHWESAVFDPELAAQLGMASDS
- a CDS encoding IS701 family transposase, whose protein sequence is MDRLSIDPSQVFLTGQALETVYEWSNTLKSFQQRLSPYFARTEARQAAFNYIQALLSPVERKNGWQIAEQVGNENPYRVQHLLGRAQWDAEKVCQEVRQYGVEGLSESDDIFAVDETGFLKQGHQSVGVQVQYYGTTGHLENCQVGVFLAYITGKSHTLIDRRLYLPKSWADDADKRSKAGVPKTVKFATKAQLAQQMLQAAWDAGLRSAWVVADEVYGNDAGFWWWLEKTGQQPYVLTVNKKQPVVIGWQPNRAEAVKCPPKTRPLQERQETV
- a CDS encoding IS3 family transposase (programmed frameshift) — encoded protein: MSNQAKKYSPQFKAKVVLELLRGEKTQTEISRAHGVHRSVLTRWQNEFVERASSVFGEVGQVSEVESRIAELEQMVGKLTMQLEIAKKASSNLSDETKRQIVAELEPHYSVRQICEVLSVNRSSLYYQPVEEELATETELKSAIDKIAGEFPRYGYRRITQQLKRQGIVVNHKRVARMMKEMGIAGKAPKRRCRTTNSNHSFARYPNRVAGLKIERPNQVWVSDITYIRLGEGFVYLAVLMDVFTRCIRGWHLGRGLDHSLTLTALNKALEHYQPEIHHSDQGVQYAATGYVEVLKQRKIEISMAEVGEPTQNGYAERLMRTIKEEEVDLSEYRNFAEVYMQVKVFLEEVYMRKRIHSSIGYLTPIEFESEWRSNQ